In a single window of the bacterium genome:
- a CDS encoding glucose 1-dehydrogenase has protein sequence MDTKKLFNLEGKIAIVTGGSKGLGKEMIMAFADAGANVVIADMDVETGKDVELEVRKKGVDSLVVKTDVGDVNQIEELVKRTVAQFKRIDILVNNAGIVNNYPAEELSIKDWDDVVKIDLSAVFYCSKIVARQMISQNKGTIINTASMSGLIVNTPQPQAHYNAAKAGVIQLTKSLAAEWAKYNIRVNSISPGYMGTEMVKRVLSQYGKYWLPLIPMGRVGEPSEIRGPALFLASEASSYVTGSNIVMDGGYTVW, from the coding sequence ATGGATACTAAAAAATTATTTAATCTTGAAGGAAAAATTGCAATAGTTACTGGTGGTTCTAAAGGGTTAGGGAAAGAGATGATTATGGCGTTTGCTGATGCTGGAGCAAATGTTGTTATAGCAGATATGGATGTAGAGACTGGTAAAGATGTTGAATTGGAGGTCAGAAAAAAAGGTGTAGACTCTCTGGTTGTGAAGACAGACGTAGGGGATGTTAACCAAATTGAGGAACTGGTTAAAAGAACAGTTGCTCAATTTAAACGGATAGATATTCTTGTGAATAACGCAGGTATTGTAAATAACTACCCGGCTGAAGAGTTATCTATAAAAGATTGGGACGATGTTGTTAAAATTGATCTTTCGGCTGTTTTTTATTGTTCTAAAATAGTTGCACGGCAGATGATTTCTCAGAATAAAGGAACGATCATAAATACAGCATCTATGTCTGGGTTGATTGTTAACACACCTCAGCCACAAGCTCACTATAACGCAGCAAAAGCTGGCGTAATACAACTTACCAAATCTTTGGCAGCTGAATGGGCAAAATATAATATACGTGTAAACTCAATATCTCCCGGTTATATGGGAACTGAAATGGTGAAAAGAGTGCTTTCACAGTATGGAAAATATTGGCTTCCTTTAATTCCTATGGGTAGAGTTGGGGAACCTTCAGAGATAAGAGGTCCTGCTTTATTTCTTGCTTCTGAGGCATCAAGTTATGTAACTGGTAGTAACATTGTTATGGATGGAGGGTATACGGTCTGGTAA
- a CDS encoding GerMN domain-containing protein has translation MKKKEKLAVVVLLVAFIVALVLFFTIRYKGKIFSFNKVLVYFVNYDEEQHKSYVTAVMREVAPFTGAEEKMKKSIDELLKGPIDSEIEKGIVSSMPEKASLLNVRIVDEVAYLDFSKSIEDGGGILAMTERLAQIVYTATQFPSVKSVILEVEGKEIEYFSSEGIMDVASPMTRDNFKELVK, from the coding sequence ATGAAAAAAAAAGAGAAGTTGGCAGTAGTTGTTCTTCTGGTAGCGTTTATTGTTGCCCTTGTATTATTCTTTACAATAAGATATAAAGGGAAAATCTTTAGTTTCAATAAAGTGTTGGTCTATTTTGTTAATTATGATGAAGAACAACATAAGTCTTATGTGACTGCTGTTATGAGGGAAGTGGCACCTTTTACTGGGGCTGAAGAAAAAATGAAAAAATCTATTGATGAACTCTTAAAAGGACCTATAGATTCTGAAATAGAGAAAGGGATTGTTAGTTCAATGCCAGAGAAAGCCTCTCTGTTGAATGTGCGTATTGTTGACGAAGTGGCTTACCTTGATTTTTCAAAAAGTATAGAGGACGGTGGTGGCATTTTAGCTATGACCGAAAGACTTGCTCAGATTGTTTATACTGCTACACAGTTTCCCTCTGTAAAAAGTGTTATTTTAGAGGTAGAAGGTAAAGAGATAGAATATTTTAGTAGTGAGGGCATTATGGATGTTGCTTCTCCTATGACTCGAGATAATTTTAAAGAATTGGTTAAATAG
- the rpmE gene encoding 50S ribosomal protein L31: protein MKEKIHPKYEKCNIVCVCGNIVETRSTKPEIKVEICSKCHPYFTGKQKFLDSAGMVEKFRKKYQNYGVK from the coding sequence ATGAAAGAAAAGATACATCCCAAGTACGAAAAATGCAATATTGTTTGCGTATGCGGAAATATTGTAGAAACAAGGTCAACAAAACCTGAAATAAAAGTGGAAATTTGTTCAAAATGTCATCCATATTTTACAGGTAAACAGAAGTTTTTGGATAGCGCAGGTATGGTTGAAAAATTTAGAAAAAAATACCAGAATTATGGAGTTAAATAA
- the prfA gene encoding peptide chain release factor 1: MSVEYDRNLKIITEGDKASNEFREAIIKVGELDGIINLKKKIENLEQEISEAEELSVNSDIEIQELAKEELELLSKEKIAVESEIYQFFYPEDPKNIRDAIVEIRAGVGGEEASLFARDLFRMYSRFAEKKGYRVEVMNTHTSDIAGFKEIIFLVRGKGAYKDLKNEGGVHRVQRIPDTESYGRIHTSAATVAVFPDIEEKEVRIDPNDLKIDTFRSSGAGGQSVNKTSSAVRITHIPTGLVISCQDERSQIQNRAKGLKILKVKLQSLYEIEKKGKIDNERKSVVKTGERSEKIRTYNFPQNRVTDHRIDLTLYNLDNIIEGNIEELIENLRERLQ; this comes from the coding sequence ATATCGGTAGAGTATGATAGAAACTTGAAGATAATTACAGAAGGCGATAAGGCGTCTAATGAGTTTAGGGAAGCGATAATCAAAGTAGGTGAACTTGACGGAATAATAAACCTTAAAAAGAAGATAGAAAACTTAGAGCAGGAAATTAGTGAAGCAGAAGAACTTTCTGTAAATTCAGATATTGAAATACAAGAACTTGCTAAAGAAGAATTGGAACTTCTTTCCAAAGAGAAAATAGCGGTTGAGTCTGAAATATATCAGTTCTTTTACCCTGAAGATCCAAAAAATATTAGAGACGCTATTGTTGAAATACGGGCTGGTGTTGGGGGTGAAGAAGCAAGTCTTTTTGCGAGAGATTTGTTTAGGATGTATTCGAGGTTTGCTGAAAAGAAAGGTTATAGGGTAGAGGTTATGAATACTCATACATCTGATATAGCTGGGTTTAAAGAGATAATCTTTCTTGTGCGAGGTAAAGGGGCCTATAAAGACCTTAAAAATGAAGGTGGAGTACATAGAGTTCAAAGAATACCTGATACCGAAAGTTACGGTAGAATACATACGTCAGCGGCGACGGTTGCAGTCTTTCCAGACATTGAAGAGAAAGAAGTAAGAATAGACCCTAATGATTTGAAGATTGATACTTTTAGGTCTTCGGGAGCTGGGGGGCAAAGTGTAAATAAAACTTCTTCAGCTGTAAGGATAACACATATACCTACCGGGCTTGTTATAAGTTGTCAGGATGAAAGGTCGCAGATACAAAATAGAGCAAAAGGGCTGAAGATACTAAAAGTAAAACTTCAATCCCTTTATGAGATAGAAAAAAAAGGTAAAATAGATAATGAGAGAAAATCTGTCGTCAAAACTGGGGAGAGGAGTGAAAAGATAAGAACATACAATTTTCCTCAAAATAGAGTTACAGACCACAGAATCGATTTAACCTTATATAATCTTGATAATATAATAGAAGGCAATATAGAAGAACTTATAGAAAACTTGAGGGAGAGATTACAATGA
- a CDS encoding tetratricopeptide repeat protein has translation MSKRIIFFITFSLMVCSFALADGYLEVVNKGILLLKQGRYEESLKVFESAQKLGSGNSNTYYYIGEVLYRLGNTNKAIDSYKKAIEIQPSVPEYYFSLGMVYLSINNVDDALENLNKTIEIAPKTIVGKQASRLKEEITSSISGSQLVKKWVKLEEEEILRLKESEKKEVPEGADGEMDGFPGEADGSPQREVVPKEDVRRVIKKIKFETETARKRSASVLPKYKREELQQVVEEIVEIAKEEKDVEVNKNLLLALGKAATDESIQFIIKELQNIKQTYDVKIVALESLSKLESDEITNAARGVLNGMVLNREKERKDAQKQIADITKKIDGLMVKKDENSFKSLEVLDKITQLSNKLQEMSAPGEFGDGQSQQKRPSVQELGKLRRDLRAQNNEVTKLNRASARIDAEIGKLQQEKLRYESLLVERDKNKDINFQSRQSVASVPPGNIGFEDFLPDEGGVYIETDEEKNEIIFAISLIKALGKMRDKEGLGVIKKGWDEYGVEQQKIYYLLSLARLSDFSGINELVLRLRSDYPTGPLQEELSLRSGIIEVLGDYLTQNPDEKLYGLIEYLSEGGGYPEIKRAASGVLSKTAQRSK, from the coding sequence ATGAGTAAAAGAATTATATTTTTTATTACTTTCTCTCTGATGGTATGTTCATTTGCTTTGGCAGATGGGTATTTGGAAGTTGTCAACAAAGGTATTCTACTTCTGAAACAGGGAAGGTATGAAGAGTCTTTAAAAGTTTTTGAATCAGCACAAAAATTGGGTTCGGGGAATTCTAATACTTATTATTATATTGGAGAAGTTCTATATAGGTTGGGAAACACAAATAAGGCAATAGATAGTTACAAAAAGGCTATAGAAATACAACCTTCCGTACCAGAATACTATTTTTCTCTTGGAATGGTTTATCTTTCCATAAATAATGTTGACGATGCTCTTGAAAACTTAAATAAAACTATTGAAATAGCCCCAAAGACTATTGTAGGAAAACAAGCAAGTAGGCTGAAAGAAGAGATAACTTCTTCAATATCTGGAAGTCAACTTGTTAAAAAATGGGTTAAACTTGAAGAAGAAGAGATTTTAAGATTAAAAGAGTCAGAAAAAAAAGAGGTTCCGGAAGGGGCTGATGGAGAAATGGATGGTTTTCCTGGGGAGGCAGATGGCTCACCTCAAAGAGAGGTGGTTCCTAAGGAAGATGTTAGAAGGGTTATCAAAAAAATTAAGTTTGAAACAGAAACAGCAAGAAAGAGGAGCGCTTCTGTTTTGCCAAAATATAAGCGGGAAGAATTACAGCAAGTGGTGGAAGAGATAGTTGAAATAGCTAAAGAAGAGAAAGATGTTGAGGTGAATAAAAATCTGCTACTTGCATTAGGAAAAGCGGCAACCGATGAGTCTATCCAATTTATTATTAAAGAACTGCAAAATATTAAGCAGACCTATGATGTGAAAATAGTTGCGCTTGAAAGTTTATCTAAACTTGAATCTGATGAGATTACTAATGCTGCAAGAGGTGTGTTAAATGGTATGGTTTTGAATCGTGAAAAAGAGCGGAAAGACGCACAAAAACAGATTGCAGATATAACAAAAAAGATTGATGGTTTAATGGTAAAAAAAGATGAGAACTCGTTTAAAAGCCTTGAGGTTTTGGACAAGATAACCCAGTTGAGTAACAAACTCCAAGAGATGTCTGCTCCTGGAGAGTTTGGTGATGGACAATCTCAACAGAAACGACCTTCTGTTCAAGAATTAGGTAAACTGAGAAGGGATCTAAGGGCTCAGAACAATGAGGTGACAAAGTTGAATAGAGCCTCAGCAAGAATTGATGCAGAAATAGGTAAGTTGCAACAGGAAAAACTGAGATACGAAAGTCTATTAGTTGAGAGAGACAAAAATAAAGATATAAATTTTCAATCAAGGCAGAGTGTTGCAAGTGTACCTCCTGGAAATATAGGTTTTGAAGATTTTCTTCCCGATGAAGGGGGAGTGTATATTGAAACAGATGAAGAAAAAAATGAGATAATTTTTGCGATATCTCTTATAAAAGCGCTCGGAAAGATGAGAGATAAGGAAGGGCTTGGTGTTATAAAAAAAGGTTGGGATGAGTACGGAGTAGAACAGCAAAAAATCTATTATCTTTTATCTCTGGCAAGGTTGTCTGACTTTTCAGGTATTAATGAACTTGTATTAAGACTAAGAAGTGATTATCCTACAGGACCTTTGCAAGAAGAGTTATCACTACGAAGTGGGATAATAGAAGTGTTGGGAGACTATCTTACACAGAACCCTGACGAAAAACTGTATGGTCTGATAGAATATCTGAGCGAGGGAGGAGGATATCCGGAAATTAAGAGAGCAGCATCGGGAGTTCTGTCCAAAACCGCCCAGAGGTCTAAATAA
- the prmC gene encoding peptide chain release factor N(5)-glutamine methyltransferase yields the protein MSHVLKEPAINLYLYDNRVISSKEMKLFTTLVFQRAKSIPLQYLTNQVGFWGYPFFVKKGVFIPRPETEILVEETINLQNKHFSSSYVSILDIGTGCGNICVSLAKSIEKSRIVATDISLKALKIALFNAKSLGVDKKISFFKRNLFPEQKDKFHIIVSNPPYIPDVDIPSLAKEVIKEPLRALKGGLNGMEVVETIIRKSYEYLVDGGYLILEIGYGQANLIRDIKTCMRLVTIKQDLAGIERYPIFKKDI from the coding sequence TTGTCACACGTTTTGAAGGAACCTGCGATTAACCTCTATTTGTACGACAATAGGGTTATCTCCTCTAAAGAAATGAAGTTGTTTACAACTTTAGTTTTTCAAAGAGCTAAATCCATTCCTCTCCAATATTTAACCAACCAGGTTGGGTTTTGGGGGTATCCTTTTTTTGTTAAAAAAGGTGTTTTTATTCCTAGACCTGAGACAGAAATACTTGTTGAGGAAACAATAAACTTGCAAAATAAACATTTTAGTTCCTCTTATGTTAGTATTCTTGATATAGGAACTGGGTGTGGCAATATATGCGTATCTCTTGCAAAAAGCATAGAAAAGAGCAGAATTGTAGCAACAGATATATCTTTGAAGGCCTTGAAAATAGCTTTATTTAACGCTAAATCTTTGGGGGTAGATAAAAAAATTAGTTTTTTTAAAAGAAACCTTTTTCCAGAGCAGAAAGATAAGTTTCATATAATAGTTAGTAATCCTCCATATATTCCTGATGTAGATATACCTTCTCTTGCAAAAGAGGTGATAAAAGAACCTTTAAGGGCACTCAAGGGCGGTCTTAATGGAATGGAGGTGGTTGAAACTATTATTCGCAAATCTTACGAATATTTGGTTGATGGAGGGTACCTTATTCTTGAAATAGGGTACGGACAAGCAAACCTTATAAGAGATATTAAAACTTGCATGAGATTGGTAACTATTAAACAGGACCTTGCTGGAATAGAAAGGTACCCTATATTTAAAAAGGATATTTAA
- the murA gene encoding UDP-N-acetylglucosamine 1-carboxyvinyltransferase produces MDKFIIEGGRKLEGEVTVSGSKNAALPAIAASLLADTKTVIHNIPDVKDVRTMIKILESMGVKTSYKNNSIEIDPSGIERFTAPYEFVSTMRGSVCLLGPLVSRYGQAVFSMPGGCVIGSRPVDLHIKGLKKLGANVEQQDGNIISNSEKLKGTMVFLGGNFGSSVLATANIMMAATLAEGETLIECAACEPEIVDLARLLKKMGAKIEGEGSHFLRIEGVKKLSGTEYSIVPDRIEACTYILASYITRGDVLVKGVVEQHILSFLDILEESGIKVEVEDNCVVAKVSGRWKSVDVTTLPYPGFPTDMQAQLMTFLSMADGISVLTEKVFPERFMHVGELNRLGASITLDGARAIIKGVDKLSGAKVMASDLRASAALILAGLVAEGKTEVARIYHLDRGYEKFEEKLKGLGAIIERVSE; encoded by the coding sequence ATGGACAAATTTATTATTGAAGGGGGTAGAAAACTTGAAGGTGAAGTAACTGTATCTGGTTCAAAAAATGCTGCTTTACCTGCTATTGCAGCAAGTTTGCTTGCAGATACTAAAACTGTTATTCATAATATTCCTGATGTGAAAGATGTTCGGACTATGATAAAAATCCTTGAAAGTATGGGAGTAAAAACATCTTACAAAAATAACAGTATAGAGATAGACCCTTCAGGGATTGAGCGGTTTACAGCTCCCTATGAGTTTGTTAGCACAATGAGAGGTTCTGTGTGTTTATTGGGCCCTTTAGTGTCAAGGTATGGACAGGCAGTTTTCTCTATGCCGGGAGGCTGTGTTATTGGTTCAAGACCAGTTGATTTACATATAAAGGGGCTAAAAAAACTTGGAGCTAATGTTGAACAACAAGATGGAAACATTATAAGTAACTCAGAAAAACTTAAAGGAACAATGGTTTTTCTTGGAGGGAATTTTGGTTCCAGCGTTCTTGCAACTGCAAACATAATGATGGCTGCAACCTTAGCAGAAGGTGAAACACTGATAGAGTGTGCAGCCTGTGAACCGGAAATCGTTGATTTAGCAAGGTTGTTAAAGAAGATGGGTGCAAAAATTGAAGGTGAGGGGTCACACTTTTTAAGGATTGAAGGTGTCAAAAAACTATCAGGAACAGAATATTCTATTGTTCCTGATAGAATAGAAGCCTGCACTTATATTCTTGCCTCTTATATTACAAGAGGTGATGTTTTAGTTAAAGGAGTTGTTGAACAACATATATTATCTTTCCTTGATATTCTTGAAGAGTCAGGGATAAAAGTAGAAGTAGAAGATAATTGTGTTGTTGCCAAGGTTTCAGGTAGATGGAAATCTGTTGATGTTACAACATTGCCTTACCCTGGATTTCCAACCGATATGCAGGCACAATTGATGACGTTTTTGAGTATGGCAGATGGTATTAGTGTTTTAACAGAGAAGGTTTTTCCTGAAAGGTTTATGCATGTTGGTGAACTAAACAGGCTTGGAGCAAGCATAACCCTTGATGGAGCTCGGGCAATAATTAAAGGTGTTGATAAACTTAGTGGAGCAAAAGTGATGGCTTCAGATTTAAGGGCAAGTGCTGCTTTGATTTTGGCTGGACTTGTAGCAGAAGGCAAGACAGAGGTTGCAAGGATATACCATCTTGATAGAGGGTATGAAAAATTTGAAGAAAAACTTAAAGGTCTTGGAGCAATAATAGAAAGAGTTAGTGAATAA
- the dapB gene encoding 4-hydroxy-tetrahydrodipicolinate reductase, whose translation MGKTSIIVCGAGGKMGRLIIDLAKNNPDFELKAGIETDQKLKEETLLKGVDLGDTLSDFMCQRDVVIDFTEPKATVKFVGECVKKGVPIVVGTTGLTKEDYSVLLEASKVIPLFYAPNMSFGVNLFFEMIQVAASLMKEYDVEVSEIHHHFKKDAPSGTAKKIAEIICEASGRKFEQVIKYGREGIEGPRSKEEICVHSLRMGDVVGEHYVYFGGQGEVMEFSHRCYNRESFASGALKAARFIDGKKPGLYNMKNLIDELKK comes from the coding sequence ATGGGCAAGACAAGTATAATTGTGTGTGGTGCTGGTGGAAAAATGGGAAGGCTTATTATAGACCTTGCTAAAAATAATCCTGATTTTGAATTGAAGGCAGGTATTGAAACAGACCAAAAATTGAAAGAAGAAACACTGTTGAAAGGGGTTGATTTGGGGGATACTCTCTCTGATTTTATGTGTCAAAGGGATGTTGTGATAGATTTTACTGAACCTAAAGCAACAGTAAAGTTTGTTGGTGAGTGTGTTAAGAAAGGTGTTCCGATAGTGGTGGGAACAACAGGTTTAACTAAAGAGGATTACTCTGTTCTACTGGAAGCATCAAAAGTTATTCCGCTTTTTTATGCACCTAATATGAGTTTTGGTGTAAACCTCTTTTTTGAAATGATACAGGTTGCTGCTTCTTTAATGAAAGAATACGATGTTGAGGTATCAGAGATACACCACCATTTTAAGAAGGACGCACCGAGCGGAACAGCAAAAAAGATTGCTGAAATTATATGTGAGGCTTCCGGCAGAAAGTTTGAGCAGGTAATCAAATATGGGCGGGAAGGTATAGAAGGACCTAGGAGTAAAGAAGAGATATGCGTACATTCGTTAAGGATGGGTGATGTAGTTGGTGAACATTATGTTTACTTTGGTGGACAGGGAGAAGTTATGGAGTTTTCCCACAGATGTTATAATAGAGAATCTTTTGCTTCTGGAGCTTTAAAAGCTGCCAGATTTATTGATGGTAAAAAACCTGGTTTATATAATATGAAAAACTTGATAGATGAACTAAAAAAATAG
- a CDS encoding LL-diaminopimelate aminotransferase yields the protein MFEISERLKNLPPYLFAEIDRKKKKLIAEGHDVIDFGVGDPDLPTPPNILNALKKGVENSSYHRYPLGKGMPDFRKTITKYYKTHYGVEVDAENEICVLIGSKEGIAHFPWAFLNKGDISLVPEPCYPVYHIGTRLAEGEPFFLPLKKENKFLPDLGGIPSDILAKAKMLFLNYPNNPTAAFIDKDFLIEAIAFCKKNNIMLVYDAAYSEIYFEEKPVSFLSLPGAKDVGIEFNSLSKPFNMTGWRAGWACGNEKLVSGLAKIKENIDSGTFEAIQFAGIEALNNNTDSIKDMRKIYMARRDVLVEGLRKTGFEVESPKGAFYLWLKIEGSSIKFADELLEKCKIVVTPGVGFGPSGEGYIRFSLTIGEDRIKKAVERLTEFREKNL from the coding sequence ATGTTTGAGATTAGTGAAAGACTTAAAAATCTTCCGCCATACCTTTTCGCTGAAATAGATAGAAAGAAGAAAAAACTTATAGCTGAAGGGCACGATGTAATAGATTTTGGGGTTGGAGACCCTGATTTACCCACTCCACCAAATATCTTAAACGCATTAAAAAAAGGGGTTGAAAATTCTTCTTACCATAGGTACCCTCTTGGAAAAGGAATGCCTGATTTTAGAAAAACAATAACCAAGTATTATAAAACTCATTATGGTGTTGAGGTTGACGCAGAAAATGAAATATGTGTTCTTATAGGGTCAAAAGAAGGGATAGCTCACTTCCCTTGGGCTTTTTTGAATAAAGGGGATATTTCGCTTGTACCAGAACCTTGCTATCCTGTTTATCATATAGGAACAAGGCTTGCTGAAGGCGAACCTTTCTTCTTGCCGTTGAAAAAAGAGAATAAGTTTTTACCTGATTTAGGTGGAATACCATCTGATATTCTTGCTAAAGCAAAAATGCTTTTTTTAAACTACCCTAACAACCCTACCGCTGCATTTATTGATAAAGATTTTCTTATAGAGGCAATAGCATTTTGTAAAAAGAATAATATTATGCTTGTCTATGATGCCGCATACAGCGAGATTTATTTTGAAGAAAAGCCGGTTAGTTTTTTGTCTCTCCCTGGTGCGAAAGATGTTGGAATAGAGTTTAATTCTCTCTCTAAACCATTCAATATGACTGGTTGGAGAGCTGGCTGGGCTTGTGGGAATGAAAAACTTGTTTCAGGGCTTGCAAAAATTAAGGAGAATATCGATTCTGGTACATTTGAAGCGATACAGTTTGCCGGGATAGAGGCTCTAAATAATAATACCGATAGTATAAAAGATATGAGAAAAATCTATATGGCACGGCGGGACGTTCTTGTTGAAGGTTTAAGAAAAACAGGGTTTGAAGTGGAGAGCCCAAAAGGTGCTTTTTATCTATGGCTAAAAATTGAAGGTAGTTCTATTAAGTTTGCAGACGAACTTCTTGAAAAATGTAAAATTGTTGTAACACCTGGAGTTGGGTTTGGACCTTCAGGGGAAGGATATATTAGGTTTTCTCTTACAATTGGAGAAGATAGGATTAAAAAAGCAGTAGAAAGGTTAACTGAGTTTCGGGAGAAGAACTTATAA
- the purE gene encoding 5-(carboxyamino)imidazole ribonucleotide mutase, producing the protein MNRKIAIVVGSKNDISYLEGAKTILDRFELSYEVMVMSAHRSLDKTMDFAQNAETDGYSVIIACAGMAAHLPGVIAAKTVLPVIGVPLPTSDIKGMDALLAIVQMPSGVPVATMAIGKAGVKNAAILAVQILGLQDEVLKEKLKQYKLSLG; encoded by the coding sequence ATGAACAGAAAAATAGCAATCGTTGTTGGTAGTAAAAACGATATATCTTACCTTGAAGGAGCAAAAACGATTTTAGATAGATTTGAACTTTCTTACGAGGTTATGGTTATGTCTGCCCATAGAAGTCTTGATAAAACAATGGATTTTGCTCAAAACGCAGAAACAGACGGTTATTCAGTAATTATTGCTTGTGCAGGTATGGCTGCTCATCTACCTGGTGTTATAGCGGCAAAAACTGTGTTACCAGTAATAGGTGTTCCTCTCCCTACGAGCGATATAAAGGGAATGGATGCTCTGCTTGCGATTGTTCAGATGCCGTCAGGGGTTCCTGTTGCTACAATGGCAATAGGTAAAGCTGGTGTAAAGAACGCTGCTATTCTGGCAGTACAGATTCTTGGGTTGCAAGATGAAGTCTTAAAAGAGAAACTCAAGCAGTATAAATTATCTCTTGGGTAA
- a CDS encoding class II fructose-1,6-bisphosphate aldolase: MSISFKELGLVNTKDMFAKALKGGYAVPAYNFNNMEQLQAIITACVECNSPVILQISKGARQYANQTLLRYMVPGAVQVAREMGSSIPIALNLDHGDSFELAKSCVDYGFSNVMIDGSHLPYDENVKLTREVVEYAHTKDVTVEGELGVLAGIEEHVQSEVSHYTRPEEVEDFVKKTGVDSLAISIGTSHGAYKFKVKPGEEVPPLRFDILQECEKRLPNFPIVLHGASSVLVKYIDIINQYGGKMENATGVPEEQIKEAVKTNVCKVNIDSDGRLVMTAMIRKVLAEKPGEFDPRKYLGPAREELKQMYIDKCKLLGSDGKA, from the coding sequence ATGTCGATAAGTTTTAAGGAACTTGGATTGGTGAACACAAAAGATATGTTTGCTAAAGCTTTAAAAGGAGGATACGCTGTACCTGCCTATAATTTTAATAATATGGAGCAACTTCAAGCTATAATAACGGCTTGTGTGGAGTGTAATTCTCCTGTTATTTTACAGATTTCAAAAGGCGCTCGACAGTACGCCAATCAGACCCTTTTAAGGTATATGGTTCCCGGAGCGGTTCAGGTGGCAAGAGAAATGGGAAGCAGTATACCTATAGCCTTGAATCTTGACCATGGGGACTCTTTTGAGTTGGCTAAAAGTTGTGTAGATTACGGTTTTTCAAACGTTATGATAGACGGGTCTCATCTTCCTTATGATGAGAATGTAAAATTAACAAGAGAAGTTGTTGAGTACGCACATACAAAAGACGTAACTGTTGAGGGTGAACTTGGGGTGTTGGCTGGTATTGAGGAACACGTACAGTCAGAAGTTAGCCATTATACAAGACCTGAAGAGGTTGAAGATTTTGTTAAAAAGACAGGGGTTGATAGTCTTGCTATTTCTATAGGGACTTCTCATGGAGCGTACAAGTTTAAGGTAAAACCAGGAGAAGAGGTTCCTCCTCTTAGGTTTGATATTTTACAGGAATGTGAGAAAAGGTTACCAAATTTTCCTATTGTATTGCACGGTGCTTCTTCTGTTTTAGTGAAATATATTGATATAATAAACCAGTATGGTGGCAAGATGGAAAATGCAACAGGGGTACCAGAAGAGCAGATAAAAGAAGCTGTTAAAACAAATGTTTGTAAAGTAAATATAGATTCTGATGGTAGACTTGTTATGACTGCTATGATAAGAAAAGTTCTTGCTGAAAAACCAGGTGAATTTGACCCAAGAAAGTATCTTGGTCCAGCTCGTGAAGAATTGAAACAGATGTATATAGATAAGTGTAAACTGTTGGGAAGCGACGGAAAAGCATAA
- a CDS encoding amidohydrolase family protein translates to MFIDIHVHLRKHKTYLNKGKQVYATPEYLLERYDKLGIEKAVILRGGVSSECGLQGQSMEEVLEICDKYPDRFIPFCNIDPRFMTNRCDAPLDEMLQYYKDRGCKGIGELCANMPFMHPMVQNLFKCAEKVGGMPITFHIAPYIGYTYGLYDDPGLPQLEWTLVMHPDLYFLGHSTAFWAEIAELETPGDRFRYPTSPVKKEGVVPILFRRYKNLLGDLSAGSGFHAMARDPEYAVKFINEFQDRLFFGTDICEPDTETPLIDFLLKLRDDGKITETVFNKVARENAIKLLGLE, encoded by the coding sequence ATGTTTATAGATATACATGTGCATTTAAGGAAGCATAAGACTTATCTCAATAAAGGTAAACAGGTTTACGCAACGCCAGAATATCTGCTTGAAAGGTATGATAAACTTGGGATAGAAAAAGCTGTTATTCTTAGAGGAGGAGTTTCTTCGGAGTGTGGTTTACAAGGGCAGTCGATGGAAGAAGTTCTGGAGATATGCGATAAGTATCCTGATAGATTTATTCCTTTCTGTAATATAGACCCTCGTTTTATGACAAACCGTTGTGATGCACCACTCGACGAGATGCTTCAATATTATAAAGATAGAGGATGTAAAGGGATTGGTGAGTTGTGTGCTAATATGCCTTTTATGCACCCTATGGTTCAAAACCTTTTTAAGTGCGCTGAAAAGGTTGGCGGAATGCCTATAACGTTTCATATAGCGCCTTATATTGGTTATACTTACGGGCTTTATGATGACCCAGGATTACCTCAACTTGAATGGACTTTAGTTATGCATCCTGACCTATATTTTTTAGGGCATTCAACAGCGTTTTGGGCTGAGATAGCAGAACTTGAGACACCCGGTGACCGTTTTCGGTACCCCACTTCTCCCGTAAAAAAGGAAGGTGTTGTGCCTATACTCTTTAGAAGATACAAGAACCTTCTTGGTGATTTATCAGCAGGGAGCGGGTTTCACGCAATGGCAAGAGACCCTGAATACGCTGTAAAATTTATCAACGAGTTTCAGGATAGACTCTTTTTTGGCACAGATATATGTGAACCAGACACAGAAACTCCGTTGATAGATTTTCTATTAAAATTGAGAGACGATGGTAAGATA